In Verrucomicrobiota bacterium, the DNA window GCCTCAAGGAGTAAGGAGGAAGGCGGAATGCTGCATTTTTTAAACCACGAAGGACACAAAGGACACGAAGGGATGAAAGAAGGAATCGTTTACGGGGGATTTTTAAACCACCGAGGTAACAGCCGAGAGACTGAAGAGGACTGCAACTGAAGAGAGGGCAGAAATCTGATGTTGGCTGGCATGGAGGAAGTTCCGACATATCGGAACTTCAGTGTGATTGACAGTGTGCTCATCTCTGCAAGCTAGCTTGCAAGGGTGAGCCCACAGACAATCCTGCTCTGCGATGCAGAGCCCATGCCCCTCTTTCCCCTCCCTTTGGCTGCCTCCTTGGATTGCCCTTGGATCCCCCTTCGTGGTGAATAATCTGATCCCGCATTGCTTCAATCGCTCCGGCGATCCGATCCCTTGCGGGCTGTGCGTCATCGCATAGGCTACGTCGTGCCTCCCCAGACACTCGGCGTTGTGGTGAAAATCTCTCCATTCCCGATCCCTACCTTTTACTTTCCCACTTGCGACTCCCGGTGCTCGGTGTTGAGGTAACTCTTCAGGATTCCTCCCCGAGTCACCCTCTCAAACTAGCGAAGAACCGGTTTAATCAGCGATTTCCCACTCATGAGAATCATTCGTGACATTCCCTATCTCGCAGGCGGCAGCCCGAGGCAGACGCTCGATCTTTACCTGCCGGATCATGCTCAGGTTCCGATGCCGGCGGTCGTGTGGATCCACGGCGGAGGTTGGGAATGCGGCGACAAAAATCCCTGCCCGGTGAGCGACTTTGCGGAGAGAGGTTATGTCATCGCCAGCATCGGCTATCGGCTGAGCGACGAGGCGGCTTTTCCCTCCCAGCTGCAGGATTGCAAATCCGCCGTGCGCTGGCTGCGCGCCCATGCCGCGGAACACGGGATCGACCCCGCCCGGATCGGCGCCTGGGGGGCATCCGCCGGGGGACACCTTGCGGCACTCCTCGGCACCACCGGCCTCACGCGGGACTTCGATGCCGGTGATCATCTTGATCAGTCAAGCGAGGTCGGATGCGTGGTCGATTGGTTCGGGCCGGTCGATTTCCTGGAATGGGGAGTACCGTTTTCCCCCTCGATGGATTCCCCGGAATCGGCGGTTTACCGGCTTCTCGGCGGACCGTTTTCACAAAATCTGGAAAAGGCCCGCACCGCCGGCCCCCTTCATCATGTGCATGGCCGAAGCGCACCGTTTCTCACCGTTCACGGGGATCAGGACGACATCGTGCCGTTGGTTCAGAGCCGGAGACTGCACAAGGCGCTCCGCGATGCAGGAGTCGAAAGCACCCTGCAGGTCATTCCGGGCGCGGGACACAGCACCGAACTACTTAGCCTGCCGGAGAGACTCGACGAGATCGCGGAATTCCTGGCCCGCCACCTGCGATGATCTGACCAAGTTGCCGTGAAGGATCAAGGGGCCAAGTCGAGAGTCGAAAGGCGAAAGGCGAAAGGCGAAAGGCGAAAGGCGAAAGGCGAAAGGCGAAAGGCGAAAGGCGAAAGGCGAAAGGCGAAAGGCGAAAGGCGAAAGGCGAAAGGCGAAAGGCGAAAGGCGAGCGTCACCTCCAGGTGACTTGGCTCTCGACCCTCGACCTTCGACCTTCAGCCTAGGGTATAAGTTGTTGAGTAACCCGGATGCTCATGGTACTGATATCATACACGCGATGCACCCTCCCTCGCTGCAGATTGATCAACCCGGTTCCAGCCTCATGGAGGTTGGGATTTCCATGGGGATTTTTTCATTGGATGAGGTGTCCTTGGCGTTTCGCCCGGATGTAACGACTGGAGATCTTGGAATTTATTCCCTGTGAATGCCCCCGCACACGACTTGTCCCGGCAAGGGTTCAGCTTGGTTGAAATTGCCATCGTCCTCGGAATTATTGCGTTTGCAGTGGTGCCGATCATCGGCACGATGGGGATTGCCCAGACAAGCGCGCGTTTATCGCAGCGCGACTTCGAGATCTGCCAAGTGACACGCTCCGCGGAGGCGCTGATGCGCGCCCGGTCGGCGTATGGTTCGTCGAATTTCTCCGCGCTCGTCACCGTTCTTACCAACAGCACGGGTGCGGTCTTCTTCTTTGACAAGGGGGGGAGATTGCTCACGAATGTCAGCTATCCCAATCCTTCAGGCACCAATACAAACGCGCATTACCG includes these proteins:
- a CDS encoding alpha/beta hydrolase yields the protein MRIIRDIPYLAGGSPRQTLDLYLPDHAQVPMPAVVWIHGGGWECGDKNPCPVSDFAERGYVIASIGYRLSDEAAFPSQLQDCKSAVRWLRAHAAEHGIDPARIGAWGASAGGHLAALLGTTGLTRDFDAGDHLDQSSEVGCVVDWFGPVDFLEWGVPFSPSMDSPESAVYRLLGGPFSQNLEKARTAGPLHHVHGRSAPFLTVHGDQDDIVPLVQSRRLHKALRDAGVESTLQVIPGAGHSTELLSLPERLDEIAEFLARHLR